AAGCCGCGCCTGATCGCTGAACACGGGTGGCTGCTGTTGGTGGTCTACCTTCTGGTGGCCGTCGACGTGGCGGGCATGGCGGATGGTGATGTCCTATCCGCCGAGGCACTCGCTGCCCTAGTGGGGTTGTGCTCCTAGCTGCCGCAGTGATCCTGCGATCTGACTGGTACGAGGTGTGCCTGGTGCTGGGCTTCGCAGTGATTGCGGTGCCGTTCCTTCTGGATACCTGGGTCCCGACCTCGTCGCCGTTGGCACGGGTGTTGCTCTGGGCGTTTGCGCCGGCTATCTCGCAACTCGGACGAGTAGGACCGGCCGCTCGCGGCAGTCAATAGCCGACTAGGCGAACTTCGTTCGACGTCGTGGGGCGGAGTGACCCGCCCGCTCTTGCCGCGTTGGGTGCGGTGCTGCCGAGTCGACCGCGTCTCCAACTGAACTGCGATGACGCGGCTCAGGAGTCCTTTGCCGTCGCGATGGCCTTCTCAACGAACACGCAGACCACGATGTAGATGGGCAGGACGACAATCAACTTGAACATCACTCCCATCAACTCGACAAGGCCACCGTCCGGGTCACCTCCTGGAGCCGGAACCGGCTCCGGCAGGTAGAGCCGCCGAAGGACGAACGCCATCACGACGATTCCAATGCCGCCTAGGATCTCGATAGCGATGCGGGTGTCGCGGTCCATAAGGCGTCCTCCGTCACGGCGGGATCTGATGCGACTCGTCCGGATCCAGAATTGCACTCATCTGCTCCGAACGGAGCGCGCTGGTAGATAGCCGGGTCAGTGCTGGTGAATCGCCAGCCGCCATCGGCCAAGCCGTTCCATGAGGTGCCAACGCAACTCGGCGAGGCCCAGGAGAAGAAGACTCGCCGCAAGGAGGATGTCGCGTGCGCTCCCAACCGAAACAGCGAACAGCAGAGCGCCGAACATGGCGAAGCGAACCCACCGCAGTCGTACGAACCGACGTTCGTTGAGTTTGGCACCGTCACGGAGCCATCGCTTTGCCAGCGCTCCCGTCGGGTACCACCCTGCCAAGAAGGCCAGAATTGCCAACTTGTCGCCGTAGTCGGCCGTGCTCAACGCCACGACCACAAACGCGCCGATGAGGTAGATCGACAGCGGCGCGCTTTGCGCCAAGGCAACGGACTCGGGGGACGGCGCCGTGCGGCGCTCCCATTCCTCGAAAGTCTCGGGCGGGTTCACGGTACGACGCTATAGCGGCTGGCCCGGGGGCGCGGGGCTAACGAGCAACGATCTGCCCAACCCTTTCGAAGGGCGACCTAGGGCCAATCATCCGAGAGTCGTTCCCACTGGTATTCCGAACCGTGACCGAGCGCCGCCGTCGGGGAGCGGCCAACACCTGTGCACTACCGCACATCGGAAACCGCCGGTGTTAGGCTGGCAACGCGTCCCGGATCTGTGGACGCCGCCCACCCGGCCGCTTAGGCCGGAGGCACTCCTCCCTCACGCTGCCAGCGTCTATCGACGCCTGCGCGCGGGGAGGGCAACACGAGATAGCCGCCGGCATTCGAGCCTGAGCGGCACTGCGATCCGTGGGAAGGACCTCACGTGACTGAGACCATCGAAGGCCCCGCTGCTGCCAAGAAGCGCAGCGGCAGCCTCAACGCGCTGCTGCTCGCCGACCTGAAGTCGATGGCCGGTGGCCTGGGCATCGCGGGCGCCGCGTCGATGAAGAAGGCCGACCTGATCACGGCGATCAAGGGTGCCCAGTCGGGCGCCGCGTCGGCCGCGGCGAAGGGTGACGAAGCAACCGGTACGTCGAGTGAGCGGCCGCCGAAGGCAGCCCGTGCCCCGCGTGCAGCGAAGGCCGCGACGGCAGCTGAGCCGGCAGCGTCGGCGGAGCCCGCCGAGCGCCCCGAGCGCACCGAGCCGAACGACCGTGAGAACGCTTCCGAGAGCTCCGACGAGCCGGCTCCGCCGCGCAACCGGAACCGGAACCGCAACCGCGATGCCCAGCAGGGCAACCAGGCGGACGCCGACCAGGGCAACCAGCAGGACGCCCGGCACGACACTCAGCAGGACGCTTCGCAGGAGTCCGCCGGTGAGCAGGGCGGCAACCGCGAGGGCAACCAGCGCGGCCAGAACCAGCCCAACCAGCGCGGCCAGCAGGGCAACCAGCAGGGACGCCAGGGCGACCAGCAGCCCCGCCAGAACCAGCCCAACCAGAACCAGCCGAACCAGAATCAGCCGAACCAGGGCAACCAGGCCGGCCAGAACCAGGCCAGCCAGGACGGCCCCGACGGCGAAGGCACGGGCAACCGCCGACGCCGCGGTCGCGACCGCGAGCGGACCCCGGGTGCTCCGGGCCAGCGCGCGCGCAACGAACCCGACACGACGATCCTCGAGGACGACGTGCTGGTGCCTGCGGCCGGCATCCTCGACGTACTCGACAACTACGCGTTCGTCCGCACGAGCGGCTACCTGCCCGGCACGGAGGACGTGTACCTGTCGCTCTCGATGGTCCGGAAGTTCGGTCTCCGCCGCGGCGACGCGATCGTCGGCCAGGTGCGTCAGCCCCGCGAGGGCGAGCGCAAGGAGAAGTTCAACCCGATGGTCCGGATCGACTCGGTCAACGGGCTGGACCCGGAGTCGGCCAAGGACCGCGTCGAGTTCTCGAAGCTGACGCCGCTCTACCCGACCGAGCGCCTGCGTCTGGAGACCGACAAGGACAACATGATCGGTCGCGTGATCGACATCGCGGCCCCGATCGGCAAGGGCCAGCGCGGCCTGATCGTGAGCCCGGCCAAGGCCGGCAAGACGATGGTCATGCAGTCGATCGCCAACTCGATCACCGCCAACAACCCCGAGTGCCACCTGATGGTCGTGCTGGTCGACGAGCGCCCGGAGGAGGTCACCGACTTCCAGCGCAGCGTCAAGGGCGAGGTCATCTCGTCGACCTTCGACCGCCCGGCAACGGACCACACCCTGGTCGCCGAGCTCGCGATCGAGCGCGCCAAGCGACTCGTGGAGCTCGGCCATGACGTCGTCGTACTCCTCGACGGGATCACCCGACTGGGCCGTGCCTACAACCTGGCGGCTCCTCCCAGCGGCCGGATTCTGTCCGGCGGCGTCGACTCCGCGGCGCTCTACCCGCCGAAGAAGTTCTTCGGTGCGGCGCGCAACATCGAGAACGGCGGCTCGCTGACCATCCTCGCGACGGCGCTCATCGAGTCCGGTTCGAAGATGGACGAGGTGATCTTCGAGGAGTTCAAGGGCACCGGCAACATGGAGATCCGCCTGCGTCGCGACTTCGCGGACAAGCGCCTCTTCCCGGCCATCGACGTGGTCTCGTCCGGCACCCGCCGAGAGGAGCTCCTGATGAGCCCTGAGGAGCAGCAGATCATCTGGAAGCTGCGCCGCGTGATGGCCGGTCTCGACGGTCAGCAGGCGCTGGAGCTGCTGCTCGAGCGCCTGAAGAAGTCGCAGAGCAACGTCGAGTTCCTGATGCAGGTGGCGAAGACCACCCCTTCGCAGGATCACGCTGGCTGATCGGATGACCCCTCCGGGGTCACTGGACAGGTACGGTTTTCGCCGTGGCGAAGATCGTGGTTGCGGACGACGACGCGGACATCCGCGACCTCGTGGCCTTCAAGCTCGCCCAGGTGGGTCACGAGGTGACGGTGGTGGCGGATGGCTCAGCGGCGGTCGACGCCTGCCGGGAGGTCGGGGCAGACCTTGCCCTGCTCGACCTGATGATGCCGGGCATGGGTGGCCTCGATGCCTGCCGGGCGCTCCGGCTCGATCCCGCGCTGGAATCGATCCGGATCATCCTGCTCACCGCACGGGCGCAGGAGAGCGACATCGAGCAGGGTTTCGCCGCCGGTGCCGACGACTACGTCACCAAGCCGTTCAGCCCGCGTGAGCTCAGTGCCCGGGTCAGCGCCGCCCTCGGCCAGCCGTGACCGCGGGTCCTGTCCCGGACACCAGCGTCCGGCGCCGCCTCGTCTCGGTGCTCACGCTGATCCTCGTCCTGCTCTTCGCGACCGGCGGCCTCGGCCTGTTGAGTGCCTTCCTGTCGTTCCGAGCGGTGCACCACCTGACCACCGTCGTCCAGCCCGCGTCCTCCGCGAACGCGGCGATCCTGCAGGACCTGACCGACGCCGAGACCGGTGTCCGGGCCTGGGGTCTCAGCGGCGAAGCCAGTGCGCTGGAGCCCTACCGCACGGCCCTCGTCCGGCTGCCCGAGGACGAACGGGACCTGGCGAGGCACCTTCCGGAACGGCCCGGCCTGCGAGCCCTCGCGGACGAGCAGGAGCGACTCGCCCAGCGGTGGTTGACCGAGTACGCCGAGTTGCGCGTCTCCCGCCCGGGCGGATCGGACAACTACGACCCGGAACTCTTCTTCCACGGCAAGGAACTCTTCGACGAGCTGCGCACGATCCACGGACAGATCCAGTCGATCCTGGACGCCGACGTGTCGGATGCCCGCGAAATGGCCGTGAAGCGTGTGCGCAGGACCGGCATCGCGATCGCCGCGTTCACGCTGCTCGGACTCACCCTCGCAGCCTCGTCGGGCCGGCGCCTGCTCCGCGAGATCCGTGATCCCCTGGCCGAGCTCGAGGGAGTGGTGCAGCGACTGGCGCTCGGCGAGCTGGGTGCCCGTGCCCGGGTCCGTGGCCCGCGCGAGGTGCGTCTCGTGGCGCGCGCCCTCAATGCGCTGGCTGACGAGAGTGAGCGCAGCCGGGCCGCCGAGGCCTCGTTCACCTCGGATGTGCGCGCGCTGGACACCGCGCGAGGCGACTTCGTCTCCAACGTCAGCCACGAGCTCCGCACCCCGTTGACCGTCCTCTCCGGCTACCTCGAGATCGTCGAGGACGAGTTCTCGGGCGACGTGAGCGAGCACCACCAGCGGATGATCGACGCGTCGCGACGCAACGTTGACCGCCTGAGTGCGCTCATCGACGACCTGCTCACCCTCTCCCGTACCGAGAACCGGTCGACCGATCTCGAGCAGGTCGACCTGCGCCTGCTGGTCCGTGACGCTGTTCAGGACCTGCGCATGGCGTCGGGCAGGCGGGAGGTGGTGCTGACGAAGCAGCTGCCGGACGACGTGGTCCCCGTGCTGGCCGACCGGGGTCAGCTGGCTCGCGCGATCGTGAACGTCGTCGGCAACGCCGTGAAGTTCAGCCCTGCGGGTTCGGAGGTCCTGGTGCGCGTGGAGTCCACCGCGGATGAGGCCGTCCTGGTCGTCGTCGATCACGGCATCGGCATCCCGGCACGGGAGATCGGTGCCCTCGGCACCCGCTTCTTCCGCGCGTCGAATGCGATGGCGGCCGAGGTCCCCGGCACAGGGCTGGGGCTGCGAATCGTCCAGTCGATCGTCGACAACCACGCGGGTTCGGTGAAGGTGGACTCGGTCGAGGGTGAGGGCACGACCGTCACGATCCGGCTGCCGATTACCGGATGATGCCCTCCGAGTGGCAGAATTCTCTGCTGGCTCCGGTTCACGTGCGTCCACTCCGGACGGGCGACCCGGCACCCTTGACTCCCAGGAGAAAACCGTGAAGAAGGACATTCACCCGACGTACGTCCTCACCGACGTCACCTGCACCTGCGGCGCGTCGTTCCAGACCCGCAGCACGCTGAGCTCCGGCAAGATCCACTCCGACGTCTGCTCGCAGTGCCACCCGTTCTACACGGGCAAGCAGAAGATCCTCGACACCGGCGGCCGCGTTGCCCGCTTCGAGGCTCGCTACGGCAAGAAGTAGCACCTCACCGGCGCCGACCCCCGCGTTCTCGCGGAGGGTCGGCGTTCGGCATTTCTCGCCCGTCACATCTGGCTACACCCTCGCCCCAGGAGGCGGATTCTCGTGTTCGAGGCCGTTGAAGGACTCGCCGCGGAGCAGCTCGAGCTCGAGCAGCGGCTCGCTGAGCCGGCGACGCACGCCGACCAGGTGCTCGCGAAGCGCCTGAACCAGCGGTATGCCGAGCTCACCTCCATCGTGCGCACCTGGCGCGAGTGGCAATCCCTCGGGGACGACATCGAGGCTGCCCGCGAGCTCGCTGCCGAGGACCCGGAGTTCGCCCTCGAGGCGGAAGCCGCCGCGGCGGCCCGCGCAGCGACGGCCGAGAAGCTCCAGCAGCTGCTCGTCCCGCGCGACGCCAGCGACTCCAAGGACGCGATCCTCGAGGTGAAGTCGGGGGAGGGCGGCGAGGAGTCCGCTCTCTTCGCCGGCGACCTGCTCCGCATGTACACCCGGTACGCCGAGCAGCGCGGCTGGCGAACCGAGGTCCTGGACTCCACTCCGTCGGACATGGGCGGCTACAAGTCCGTGACCATGGCAGTCAAGGCCAAGGGCACTCCCGAGCCGGGCGAGGCGCCGTTCGCGCTGCTCAAGTTCGAGGGTGGCGTCCACCGCGTGCAGCGGGTCCCCGTGACCGAGTCCCAGGGTCGCGTCCACACCAGCGCCGCCGGCGTACTCGTGATGCCCGAGGCCGAGCAGGTCGACCTGGTCATCGACGACAACGACCTGCGCATCGACGTCTACCGCTCCAGCGGCCCCGGTGGCCAGAGCGTCAACACGACCGATTCGGCCGTGCGGATCACCCACGTGCCGACCGGCATCGTGGCGTCGTGCCAGAACGAGAAGTCCCAGCTGCAGAACAAGGAGTCGGCGATGCGCATCCTGCGGGCCCGGCTGCTCGCCGCAGCCGAGGAGGAGGCCAACGCCGTTGCCAGCGCCGCGCGCAAGAGCCAGATCCGCACGGTCGACCGCTCCGAGCGGATCCGCACCTACAACTTCCCGGAGAACCGCATCTCCGACCACCGCACCGGCTACAAGTCCTACAACCTCGACACCGTCCTCGACGGCGAGCTGGGCCCAGTCATCGACAGCTGCGTGCAGGCCGATCTGGCGTCGCGACTCGAGGCCCTCGATTGAGCGGCGCGATCCGGCAGCTCCTCGCTGACGCCTCTGCCCGCCTCGCCGATGCCGGCGTCGAGTCCCCGGACAGCGACGCCCGACTGCTCCTTGCCCACGTCCTCCGGGTCAACACCGGCGAGCTGCCGCTCCTCGACCTGACCGGCCGGCTCCCCGACCCCACCGAGGTCGCGTCCTACGACGCGTTGCTGGTGCGGCGCGAGAAGCGTGAGCCCTTGCAGCACCTGACCGGCGTGGCCCACTTCCGCCACATCGAGCTGGAGGTCGGTCCCGGAGTCTTCACCCCGCGTCCCGAGACCGAGCTGCTGGCCGGCTGGGCCATCGACAATGCCCGGGCAGCGGGGGAGAGCCCCGTCGTGGTCGACCTGTGCACCGGCTCGGGTGCCATCGCGAAGGCGATCGCCGACGAGGTGCCCGACGCCCGCGTCCACGCCGTCGAGCTGGACGAGCACGCGCACGGCTGGGCCGAGCGCAACCTGGCCGGCACCGGTGTCGACCTGCGCCAGGGCGACATGGGCACGGCGTTCGACGAGCTGGCCGGCGCCGTCGACGTGGTGGTCTGCAACCCGCCCTACATCCCGCTGGAGGCGTGGGAGTCCGTGGCCCCCGAGGCCCGCGACCACGACCCGCACCTGGCGCTCTTCTCCGGCGACGACGGACTGGTCGCGATGCGCGTGCTCGAGGCCCGCGCGGCGTTCCTGCTCAAGCCGGGCGGTGTCGTGGGTGCCGAGCACGCCGACGTGCAGGGGGAGTCCGCTCCGGCGGTCTTCGCGGCGACCGGACGCTGGACCGAAGTCCGCGACCACCGGGATCTGGCAGGTCGTGCGCGCTACCTGACCGCGCGACTGGCACGATGAGCCCCGTGAAGAGGTTCCCGGCCGACGATCCTGCCCAGCGCGAGGAGGCCCTCGAGGCGGCCACGCTCGCGGTCCGCCGCGGCGAGCTCGTGGTGCTGCCCACCGACACCGTCTACGGGCTGGGTGCCGACGCCTTCGACCCCGCCGCCGTACGCCGCCTGCTCGCGGCCAAGGGCCGTGGCCGGGAGATGCCGCCGCCGGTCCTCGTGGGCGCTGTGTCCACGGTCGACGCCCTCGCGGTGGAGATCCCGGACTGGGCACGGGCGCTGATCGAGGCGCACTGGCCGGGCCCGCTCACGATCGTCCTCAAGCAGCAGCCGTCGCTCCAGTGGGACCTCGGCGACACCCGCGGCACGGTTGCGGTCCGCATGCCCGACAACGAGATCGCTCTCGCGATGCTCGAGCGCACCGGCCCGCTGGCGGTGAGCTCGGCCAACCTGACCGGGCACCCGGCAGCCACCGACGCCGACGCGGCCGAGGAGATGCTCGCCGATGAGGTGACCGTGATCGTCGACGGCGGACCCACCCCGGGCAACACGCCCTCGACGATCGTGGACGCGACCGGCGCCACTGGCCGGATACTTCGTCCCGGTGCCCTGTCTCTCGAGTCCCTGAACGCGGTGACCGAGCCACTCGGCGTCACGCTCGTCGACGAGGGCTGACGTGCGCGAGTACCTCCTCGTCTTCCTGGTCGCGGCTTCGGTGACCTACCTGCTCACGGTGATCGCGCGCGAGATCGCGTTGCGCACCGGGGCAGTGGCGCAGGTCCGGTCCCGCGACATGCACGTCATCCCGATCCCCTACTTCGGCGGACTGGCGATGCTCGGCGGCATGACCGCGGCGTACTTCGTCGCGCGGCAGCTGCCGTTCCTCTCGCTCAGCACCGAGAACGTCTTCAGGGATGCGGGCGTCGTGCTCGGCGCAGGAGCCCTGATCTGCATGGTCGGTGTGCTGGACGACCTGCTGGAGCTCGATGCGCTGACCAAGCTGGGTGGCCAGGTGGTCGCCTCCGGTGTCCTGATCCTCTTCGGTGTGAAGTACCTGTTCCTGTGGGTCCCCGGCGACGTCCAGTTCTCCCTCCAGTCCGACCAGGCTGCGCTCCTGACCGTGATCACGGTCGTCGCGACGGTCAACGCGGTGAACTTCGTCGACGGTCTCGACGGACTGGCCGCGGGCGTGGTCGGCATCGGCGCCAGCGCGCTGCTGGTCTTCTGCTACCAGCTCGCCAACCTCAACGGGCAGACGCTCGCGGTGACCGGAGCACTTCTCGGAGCCCTGCTCGCGGGTGCGTGCGCCGGTTTCCTGTCCCACAACTTCCACCCGGCCAGGCTCTTCATGGGTGACAGCGGATCGATGCTGCTCGGGCTGATGCTGGCGGCCTCGGCGCTCACGCTCACCGGGCAGTTCCCGGCCGGTGACGTCTCGCGCGGCGGCGGCGGATCCGATGCCAGCCTGCTGCCGACGCTGCTGCCGATCATCCTGCCGCTGTCGATCCTGATCGTGCCGTTCGCCGACCTCGTCCTCGCGGTCATCCGGCGCACCCGGCGCGGCCAGATGTTCTACCACCCGGACAAGCAGCACCTGCACCACCGGATGCTCGAGATCGGCCACTCGCACCGCCGCGCGGTGCTGATCATCTGGCTCTGGGCCGCACTCGTCGCCTACGGCACCGTGCTGGCCAGCCTCTACTCCGGCCCGATCGTGCTCACGATCCTCGTGGTCTGGCTCGTGGTCACGGTCGTGCTGACCTTCGCCGTCCCGCGCGCACACCTGCCCCACGTCGACACCGTGCTGGGGACAGGGGAGTGATCCGCGAGGTCCGGCGCACCGCTGCCCTCGTCGCGGTGCTGCTGCTCGCGGTTCTCGGGGCGGCAGTCCTGGTCGACCGCTCCGCGGCGTACGGCGCGGCTGTCGGGGCCGCTGTCGTCCTCGGGGTCCTCGGGGGAGGGTCGATGGCCGTCAGCGTCGTGGCGCGCGCCCTGCCGGGCGCCTCGCTGCTCTTCGCACTCCTCACCTACACGCTCCAGGTGGTCCTGCTGCTGGCCGTCTTCGCCGGCCTCGACGACGCCGGGATCCTCGGCACCCGCATCGATCGCGAGTGGCTCTCCGGCACCGTCATCGCGGGCACCCTGGCATGGATCCTTGTCCAGATTCTGGTCGCCACGCGAGCGCGAATTCCGGCGTACGACGCGCTGCCGGAGCCCCATGAAGGTGAACCTAAGGGTGAGTAGTCCGAACAGGCCGATGCGGGGTGCGCACTCACGGCCTCACACTGGTAGGGTCCGTGGCGCGATGGCTCAGCAGGACAATCCCTCTGCACAACCCACCGAGAAGTCGCCAGGCGACCCCTGGCACGCCTTCGGTTACCTGATGTCCGGCGTGATCCTTTACGGGATCATCGGATGGGGCCTGGACCGGTGGGCCGGCACGGACTTCCTGGTGGGAATCGGGATCGTTTTCGGCGCGGTCCTGGGCATCTTCATGACCTGGCGCCGGTTCCTCCCGGCACCGCATGCGCCCGCCGCACCGAATGAGCCGCAGCACGACCAGCACAGCGACGAAGCAGACGAGACGCAGGAGAAGCAGTGAGCCTGATCGGGATGAACGTGATCGGCGCCCAGGATTTTGTGGCGCCGGGACCGGGCAACTTCGAACTCCCCGGTTTCTTCGAGATCGCGGGTCACCCCGTCACCAAGCCGATGTTCCAGCTGGTGCTCGCCGCCATCGTGGTCTTCGCGTTCTTCTTCCTGGCCGCGCGCAAGCGCGCCATGGTCCCCGGTCGCCTGCAGTACGCCGGTGAGGGTGCCTACGGCATGGTCCGCAACTCGGTTGCGCGCGACATCATCGGCAGCCACGACTTCCAGAAGTTCGTGCCCTACCTGGTGACGCTCTTCTTCTTCATCCTGGTGAACAACCTCTTCGCGTCGTTCCCTGGCATCCAGTTCCCGACGTTCTCGCGTGCCTCGATGGCCTACGCGCTCGCCGGCATGAGTTGGCTCGTCTACAACTGGGTCGGCGTGCGCAAGCACGGCCTGGTCGGCTACCTCAAGCTGCAGTGCGTGCCGACGGGCGTGAGCCCGATCATGTACCCGCTGCTGATCCCGCTGGAGTTCTTCTCCAACCTGGTGGTCCGCCCGGTCACGCTGGCCCTCCGTCTCTTCGCCAACATGTTCGCGGGCCACCTGCTCCTCATGCTGTTCGCGACCGGCGGCCTCCACCTGATCACCGAGGTGGGTGGCATCGGCTACGCCGTCGGCCCGGTCGCCTGGGTGCTCGCGATCCTGATCAGCTTCCTGGAGCTCCTGGTCCAGTTCCTGCAGGCCTACGTGTTCACGCTGCTGAACGCCATGTACATCTCAGGTGCGCTCGCAGACGAGCACTGAGAGCTGTTTGTCTCACCGTTCCAAGCACATCTTGCTTCACCTTAAGTAAGAACAACCGAAAGGAAATCGCCGTGGACGGCAACCTCAACATGATCGGCTACGGCCTCGCTGCCATCGGCCCCGGTGTGGGTATCGGTCTGATCTTCGCCGCCTACATCTCCGGTGTCGCCCGCCAGCCCGAGGCGCAGTCGCGTCTCCAGTCGATCGCGATCCTCGGCTTCGCGCTCGCCGAGGCGCTCGCGATCATCGGTATCGCGCTCGCGTTCGTCCTCTGATCGCCTGCCCGTTCCTGACCTGAAGGACCTCGCATGAAGTCGCTTGTCATCGCCGCTGCCGAAGAGGCTGCCGGTCACGCAGAGGAGCACGGCCCGCTCGCATTCGTGTGGGTGGAGTTCGTTCTCGCCCTGGTCGTGTTCGGCCTGCTCTTCTTCGCCATCAAGAAGTTCGTCGTTCCGAACTTCGAGAAGACCTTCGCTGAGCGCACCAACGCGATCGAGGGTGGTCTGGCCGCGGCCGAGACCAAGCAGGCCGAGGCTGACGCCAAGCTCGCCCAGCTCGAGCAGCAGCTCGCCGAGGCTCGCCACGAGGCTGCGCGCATCCGTGAGGAAGCGCGTGAGCAGGGTGCCGCGATCGTGGCGGAGATGCGGGAGCAGGCCCAGGCCGAGGCTTCCCGCATCGTCGAGCACGGCAAGGTGCAGATCGAGGCGGAGCGCCAGCAGGCGGTCACCTCGCTCCGTGCCGAGGTCGGCTCGCTCGCGACCGGCCTTGCCGGCCGCATCGTGGGCGAGAGCCTCGACGACGACGCTCGCCAGAGCCGTGTCGTCGAGCGCTTCCTCAGTGAGCTGGAGGGCGCACAGTGACCGTGCGTTCTGGTTTCCGGGGCGCCTCTGCTGAGGCGCTGGCCACGCTCTCCACCTCGGTGGAGAGCGCGGCCGACGCCGGCACGACGGGCACCGAGCTCTTCTCGGTGGCTGCCGTGCTGCGGTCCGAGCCGGCGTTGCGCCGGGTGGCGACCGATGTGTCGCTTCCTGCCGAGGCGAAGGCCGGCCTGGTCGACTCGATCTTCTCCGGCAAGGTGAGCGCTTCGACGCTCGCGCTGGTGAAGACGGCCGTCGGTCAGCGCTGGA
This genomic interval from Nocardioides cavernaquae contains the following:
- a CDS encoding F0F1 ATP synthase subunit B, which translates into the protein MKSLVIAAAEEAAGHAEEHGPLAFVWVEFVLALVVFGLLFFAIKKFVVPNFEKTFAERTNAIEGGLAAAETKQAEADAKLAQLEQQLAEARHEAARIREEAREQGAAIVAEMREQAQAEASRIVEHGKVQIEAERQQAVTSLRAEVGSLATGLAGRIVGESLDDDARQSRVVERFLSELEGAQ